A single region of the Streptomyces sp. NBC_01262 genome encodes:
- a CDS encoding DNA glycosylase AlkZ-like family protein: MVEHRLDLAKARRIAVRAQLLDAPRPTDLLAVVRQLTLLQIDPTAAVAPSADLIAWSRLGSSYRPEQLRQALEQSRTLIEHNAMVRPTDDLLFLLPGMRIWPSRKREQEWLRQNDSFRRDVLELLGGSGPLLSRDIPDTSVVAWPSTGWTNNRNVTQMLEFLMMRGEVAIAGRRGRQRLWDLAGRVYPAGTPEVTPDEARRLRHERRLRSLGIVRENAAGSPSEPGEVGEAGEAATVDGIPGTWRVDPAAIGRPFSGRTALLSPFDRLVHDRGRLTELFGYEYVLEMYKPKDKRRWGYFALPVLHHDQLVGKVDAVADRKTGTLVVHAVHEDVPFTPAITEAVHHELHDLASWLQLTPTGPGAPASRAGRGSG; this comes from the coding sequence ATGGTGGAACACCGACTCGACCTGGCGAAGGCGCGGCGCATAGCCGTTCGTGCCCAGCTCCTGGACGCCCCACGACCCACCGATCTGCTGGCGGTCGTACGCCAGTTGACGCTGCTGCAGATCGATCCGACGGCCGCCGTGGCACCGAGCGCGGACCTCATCGCCTGGAGCCGGCTCGGGTCCTCGTACCGGCCGGAACAGCTCCGGCAGGCCCTGGAACAGAGCCGCACGCTCATCGAGCACAACGCGATGGTGCGTCCGACGGACGATCTGTTGTTCCTCCTCCCGGGCATGAGGATCTGGCCCAGCCGGAAGCGGGAACAGGAGTGGCTGCGGCAGAACGACTCCTTCCGCCGTGACGTCCTCGAACTGCTCGGCGGCTCAGGTCCGTTGCTGTCGCGGGACATCCCGGACACCAGCGTGGTGGCGTGGCCGTCGACGGGGTGGACCAACAACCGCAACGTCACGCAGATGCTTGAGTTCCTCATGATGCGCGGCGAGGTCGCCATCGCCGGCCGCCGCGGGCGGCAGCGGCTGTGGGATCTGGCCGGCAGGGTGTATCCGGCCGGCACGCCCGAGGTCACCCCGGACGAGGCACGCCGTCTGCGGCACGAGCGGCGGCTCCGGTCGCTGGGCATCGTCCGCGAGAACGCGGCCGGCTCCCCCAGCGAACCGGGCGAGGTCGGCGAGGCGGGGGAGGCGGCCACCGTGGACGGCATCCCCGGTACCTGGCGCGTGGACCCCGCCGCGATCGGCCGGCCGTTCTCCGGGCGCACCGCGCTGCTGTCGCCCTTCGACCGGCTGGTGCACGACCGGGGTCGGCTGACGGAGCTGTTCGGCTACGAGTACGTACTTGAGATGTACAAGCCCAAGGACAAGCGGCGCTGGGGCTATTTCGCCCTGCCGGTCCTGCACCACGACCAGCTCGTCGGAAAGGTCGACGCCGTCGCGGACCGCAAGACCGGCACCCTCGTCGTGCACGCCGTCCACGAGGACGTCCCCTTCACCCCGGCGATCACCGAGGCAGTGCACCACGAACTGCACGACCTGGCCTCCTGGCTCCAACTGACCCCCACCGGCCCCGGCGCCCCGGCCTCCCGTGCGGGCCGGGGCTCCGGCTGA
- a CDS encoding helix-turn-helix domain-containing protein, which yields MTSAQSTARVAARSGVQHVRHRHADRFTVVGNHLAQNRRLSLVAIGIAVYVQSLPDGVPVGIRELTARFHEGEVAIARALRELEAEGYLKRERLRLTDGRMVTRTTYFERPGAAPAAVRKTGPRPKPRPTPEPTAPADPVASAVLGRLRLRDERLVLSERAVRRLAPGVITWLQRGLTPDRIAATLCGSLPNGDISSPERLVEWRLKELMPPVLPAALRGPAGPPSGPARPDPMQCCQGCDRGFRAAGPGYCRDCREAAAAA from the coding sequence ATGACTTCAGCGCAGTCTACCGCGCGCGTTGCCGCGCGCTCCGGCGTCCAGCACGTCCGGCATCGTCACGCCGACCGCTTCACCGTCGTCGGCAACCACCTCGCCCAGAACCGCAGGCTGTCGCTGGTCGCGATCGGCATCGCGGTCTACGTCCAGTCGCTCCCCGATGGAGTGCCCGTCGGCATCCGCGAGTTGACGGCACGCTTCCACGAGGGCGAGGTCGCCATCGCCCGGGCCCTGCGGGAGCTGGAAGCCGAGGGTTACCTCAAGCGCGAACGCCTACGCCTGACCGACGGGCGGATGGTCACCCGTACGACCTACTTCGAACGGCCGGGCGCGGCCCCGGCAGCCGTACGAAAGACCGGACCCCGGCCGAAGCCCCGGCCCACGCCCGAGCCGACCGCCCCCGCCGATCCGGTGGCTTCCGCCGTACTGGGCAGGCTGCGCCTGCGGGACGAGCGACTGGTCCTGTCGGAACGGGCCGTACGGCGGCTCGCCCCCGGCGTGATCACGTGGCTGCAGCGCGGGCTCACCCCGGACCGGATCGCGGCGACGCTCTGCGGCTCGCTGCCCAACGGGGACATCTCCAGCCCGGAGCGGCTGGTGGAATGGCGGCTCAAGGAGCTGATGCCGCCCGTGCTGCCCGCCGCCTTGCGGGGCCCGGCAGGACCGCCCTCGGGGCCTGCGCGGCCGGATCCGATGCAGTGCTGCCAGGGATGCGATCGCGGCTTCAGGGCGGCGGGGCCGGGGTACTGCCGCGACTGCCGGGAGGCGGCAGCCGCCGCGTAG
- a CDS encoding aldehyde dehydrogenase encodes MTELIEHGQLVIGGGLVDPLEDGGTIEVVSPHTEQVIGRVPHASRADVDRAVATARQAFDEGRGQWPSTPLAERIAVVTRIKDAVAARYEEIARLISLQNGSPYSWSVMGQALAAVMVWDAAIRVATDFPYEERRPGVMWPLVIRREPVGVVAAVIPWNVPQFTAAAKLAPALLSGCTVILKPSPEAPLDAYLLADIAREAGLPDGVLSVLPADREVSEYLVGHPGIDKVSFTGSVAAGKRVMEVASRNLTRVTLELGGKSAAIILPDADLAAAVPGIVGAAWMNNGQACVAQTRILAPRSRYDEIADGFAAAASALVVGDPLDPATQVGPLVAARQRQRSLDYIALGQQEGAKVLTGGGRPAAQPTGWYVEPTLFGEVSNTMRIAREEIFGPVICLLPYDDEPDAVRIANDSDYGLSGSVWAADIEHGIDVARQVRTGTYCVNTFALDMLGPFGGYKSSGIGREFGPEGYSEFLEHKMIQLPPGYVAPTAPTAPTAS; translated from the coding sequence ATGACCGAGCTCATCGAACACGGACAGCTTGTCATCGGCGGAGGGCTCGTCGATCCCCTGGAGGACGGCGGCACCATCGAGGTCGTATCCCCCCACACCGAGCAGGTCATCGGCCGCGTCCCGCACGCCTCCCGCGCCGACGTCGACCGGGCCGTGGCCACCGCCCGCCAGGCCTTCGACGAGGGCCGCGGGCAATGGCCGAGCACGCCGCTGGCCGAACGCATCGCCGTCGTCACCCGCATCAAGGACGCCGTCGCCGCCCGCTACGAGGAGATCGCCCGCCTCATCAGCCTCCAGAACGGCTCCCCCTACTCCTGGTCCGTCATGGGCCAGGCGCTGGCCGCCGTCATGGTCTGGGACGCCGCCATCCGCGTCGCCACCGACTTCCCCTACGAGGAGCGCCGCCCCGGCGTCATGTGGCCACTGGTCATCCGGCGCGAGCCGGTCGGCGTCGTGGCCGCCGTCATCCCCTGGAACGTCCCGCAGTTCACCGCCGCCGCCAAGCTCGCCCCGGCGCTGCTCTCCGGCTGCACGGTGATCCTCAAACCGTCCCCCGAAGCCCCGCTCGACGCCTACCTCCTCGCCGACATCGCCCGCGAGGCCGGTCTCCCCGACGGCGTCCTGTCCGTCCTCCCCGCCGACCGCGAGGTCAGCGAGTACCTGGTCGGCCACCCCGGCATCGACAAGGTCTCCTTCACCGGCTCGGTCGCCGCCGGCAAGCGCGTCATGGAGGTCGCCTCCCGCAACCTCACCCGCGTCACCCTGGAACTCGGCGGCAAGTCCGCCGCCATCATCCTTCCCGACGCCGACCTCGCGGCCGCCGTCCCCGGCATCGTCGGCGCCGCCTGGATGAACAACGGCCAGGCCTGCGTGGCCCAGACCCGCATCCTCGCCCCCCGCTCCCGCTACGACGAGATCGCCGACGGCTTCGCCGCCGCCGCCTCCGCCCTCGTCGTCGGCGACCCCCTCGACCCCGCCACCCAGGTCGGCCCTCTGGTCGCCGCCCGCCAGCGCCAACGCTCCCTCGACTACATCGCGCTGGGCCAGCAGGAAGGCGCCAAAGTCCTTACGGGAGGCGGCCGTCCGGCCGCCCAGCCCACCGGCTGGTACGTCGAGCCCACCCTCTTCGGCGAGGTCTCCAACACCATGCGCATCGCCCGCGAGGAGATCTTCGGCCCCGTCATCTGCCTCCTCCCCTACGACGACGAACCCGACGCCGTCCGCATCGCCAACGACTCCGACTACGGCCTCTCCGGCAGCGTCTGGGCGGCCGACATCGAGCACGGCATCGACGTGGCCCGCCAGGTCCGCACCGGCACCTACTGCGTCAACACCTTCGCCCTCGACATGCTCGGCCCCTTCGGCGGCTACAAGTCCTCAGGCATCGGCCGCGAGTTCGGCCCCGAGGGCTACTCCGAGTTCCTCGAACACAAGATGATCCAGCTCCCGCCCGGCTACGTAGCGCCCACCGCCCCCACGGCCCCCACCGCCTCATGA
- a CDS encoding GNAT family N-acetyltransferase: MDVTLREVRDDDLPVFYAQSNDPEGIRMAAFTAKDPADRAWFEAHWAQIRQDPAIVARTVVGENGEIVGNAAVYGPPEEREVTYWIGREYWGRGAATAALRGLLGVVAERPLRGRAAADNGASLRVLEKCGFVVTGRERGFANARGEEIDEVVLILVGGTDDSGRDRESYL; encoded by the coding sequence ATGGATGTGACGCTACGAGAGGTGCGAGACGACGACCTGCCGGTCTTCTACGCCCAGTCGAACGACCCCGAGGGGATCCGGATGGCGGCGTTCACGGCCAAGGACCCGGCGGACCGTGCCTGGTTCGAGGCCCACTGGGCGCAGATCCGGCAGGACCCGGCGATCGTGGCGCGTACGGTCGTCGGCGAGAACGGGGAGATCGTGGGGAACGCGGCGGTGTACGGGCCGCCGGAGGAGCGGGAGGTCACGTACTGGATCGGGCGCGAGTACTGGGGCCGGGGGGCGGCGACGGCCGCGTTGCGGGGGTTGCTGGGTGTTGTGGCGGAGCGCCCGCTGAGGGGGCGGGCGGCGGCGGACAACGGGGCGTCGCTGCGGGTGCTGGAGAAGTGCGGGTTCGTGGTGACGGGCCGTGAGCGGGGGTTCGCGAACGCGCGGGGTGAGGAGATCGACGAGGTGGTTCTGATCCTGGTCGGGGGGACCGATGATTCCGGGCGGGACCGGGAGTCCTACCTCTGA
- a CDS encoding ferredoxin, which yields MTADRWHIEVDRTVCIGSGMCVAAAPEGFKLDAARQSNPVEPDATAAESLLAAAEGCPVEAITITLLGTGQPVFPPQE from the coding sequence ATGACCGCCGACCGCTGGCACATCGAGGTCGACCGCACGGTCTGCATCGGCTCCGGCATGTGCGTCGCTGCCGCCCCCGAGGGCTTCAAGCTCGACGCCGCCCGCCAGTCCAACCCCGTCGAGCCGGACGCCACCGCCGCCGAGTCCCTGCTCGCGGCGGCGGAAGGCTGCCCCGTGGAAGCCATCACCATCACCCTCCTCGGCACCGGCCAGCCGGTCTTCCCCCCACAGGAGTAG
- a CDS encoding MBL fold metallo-hydrolase yields MTDHGDPGSHADHGGGIHSIKVPIPDNPLGHTLVYVMDTDRGPVLIDTGWDDPASYDALTRGLTALGTSVADIHGVLVTHHHPDHHGLSGRVREDSGAWIAMHAADIDVVRRIRRAEPGVWLAVLLAKLAAAGAPDEHLAPLRAAKADGRMRTLPGMGSALPDREIVPGDRLPLAGRRIRAVWTPGHTPGHVCLYDEERGLLFSGDHLLPEISPHIGLYEDPDDDTVTDPLGDYLDSLERIGRLEVARVLPAHQYGFTDARGRVAELLAHHAERLAALRELITEVALTPWQLAELMEWNRPWEQIPYGSRNIAVSEAEAHVRRLVKAGLAEAVPGSDPVTYRAA; encoded by the coding sequence ATGACGGACCACGGCGACCCGGGCAGCCACGCCGACCACGGCGGCGGCATCCACAGCATCAAGGTCCCGATCCCCGACAACCCCCTCGGCCACACGCTCGTCTACGTCATGGACACCGACCGCGGCCCCGTCCTCATCGACACCGGCTGGGACGACCCCGCCTCCTACGACGCCCTCACCCGCGGCCTCACCGCCCTCGGCACGTCCGTCGCCGACATCCACGGCGTCCTCGTCACCCACCACCACCCCGACCACCACGGCCTGTCCGGCCGGGTCCGGGAGGACTCCGGCGCCTGGATCGCGATGCACGCCGCCGACATCGACGTCGTCCGGCGGATCCGGCGCGCCGAGCCGGGCGTCTGGCTCGCGGTGCTGCTCGCCAAGCTCGCCGCCGCCGGCGCCCCCGACGAGCACCTCGCGCCCCTGCGGGCCGCGAAGGCGGACGGCCGGATGCGTACGCTCCCGGGGATGGGGTCCGCCCTCCCGGACCGCGAGATCGTGCCCGGCGACCGGCTGCCCCTGGCGGGGCGCCGGATCCGGGCGGTCTGGACCCCGGGGCACACGCCGGGGCACGTATGCCTCTACGACGAGGAGCGCGGGCTGCTCTTCTCCGGGGACCATCTGCTCCCCGAGATCTCCCCGCACATCGGCCTGTACGAGGACCCGGACGACGACACCGTGACCGATCCGCTGGGTGACTATCTGGACTCCCTGGAGCGGATCGGCCGCCTGGAGGTGGCCCGGGTCCTGCCCGCCCACCAGTACGGCTTCACCGATGCCCGTGGGCGGGTCGCGGAGCTGCTCGCGCACCACGCGGAGCGGCTGGCGGCGCTGCGCGAGCTGATCACCGAGGTGGCGCTCACCCCGTGGCAGCTCGCGGAGCTGATGGAGTGGAACCGCCCCTGGGAGCAGATCCCTTACGGGTCCCGGAACATCGCCGTCAGCGAGGCCGAGGCCCACGTACGCCGGCTCGTGAAGGCGGGCCTGGCCGAAGCGGTGCCGGGGTCGGACCCGGTCACGTATCGCGCGGCGTGA
- a CDS encoding TetR family transcriptional regulator: MTTNPRPSTSSPRPSISTAPPLTERQEARRSRILHTSAQLACRGGFDAVQMREVAEQSNVALGTLYRYFPSKIHLLVATMQDQLGHLHEALRKHPPATTNPADRVADTLMRAFRAMQREPHLADAMVRALTFADRSVSPEVDTVSRLTTAIILDAMGLDAPPTAEQLSAVRVIEHTWHSALVTWLSGRASIAQVKIDIETVCRLIDLTAEPRPMAQQQ, from the coding sequence ATGACAACGAACCCCAGACCGTCGACGTCCAGCCCACGGCCGTCCATCTCCACCGCCCCGCCGCTCACCGAGCGCCAGGAGGCCAGGCGCAGCCGCATCCTCCACACCAGCGCCCAGCTCGCCTGCCGCGGCGGCTTCGACGCGGTGCAGATGCGCGAGGTCGCCGAGCAGTCCAACGTCGCCCTCGGCACCCTCTACCGCTACTTCCCCTCCAAGATCCATCTGCTCGTCGCCACCATGCAGGACCAGCTCGGCCACCTCCACGAGGCCCTGCGCAAGCACCCGCCCGCCACCACCAACCCCGCCGACCGCGTCGCCGACACCCTCATGCGCGCCTTCCGCGCCATGCAGCGCGAGCCCCACCTCGCCGACGCCATGGTCCGCGCCCTCACCTTCGCCGACCGCTCCGTCAGCCCCGAGGTCGACACCGTCTCCCGCCTCACCACCGCGATCATCCTCGACGCCATGGGCCTCGACGCCCCGCCCACCGCCGAGCAGCTCTCCGCCGTCCGCGTCATCGAGCACACCTGGCACTCCGCCCTGGTCACCTGGCTCTCCGGCCGGGCCTCCATCGCCCAGGTCAAGATCGACATCGAGACCGTCTGCCGCCTCATCGACCTGACGGCCGAGCCCCGACCGATGGCACAGCAGCAGTGA
- a CDS encoding NAD(P)-dependent alcohol dehydrogenase produces the protein MKAVVQDRYGSPDDLEIREVDKPVPAEHEVLVRVHAASVNARDWHLLRGDPYIARLMMGFRGPKAKIRGTDFAGRVEAVGSAVKRLRPGDEVFGEADGAFAEYVCAPADLAEAKPVGLTFEQAAALPLAGNTALMGVRDAGRVQPGQKVLVNGASGGVGPFAVQIAKSYGAEVTGVCSTRNLDLVRSSGADHVIDYSREDFTRGGQRYDLVLDLVGNRSLTDCRRALTPTGTLVLSGGGVFEGGSLLGPMGLLLKAQARSRFVRHRLLQLMAVPSRENLATLRELAESGKITPVIDRTFPLSEAPEAIRYLEVEHARAKVVITV, from the coding sequence ATGAAGGCAGTCGTCCAGGACCGTTACGGCTCACCCGACGATCTGGAGATCCGGGAAGTCGACAAGCCGGTGCCCGCCGAACACGAGGTGCTGGTCCGCGTCCACGCCGCCTCCGTCAACGCGCGCGACTGGCATCTCCTGCGCGGCGACCCGTACATCGCGCGCCTGATGATGGGGTTCAGGGGGCCGAAGGCGAAGATCCGGGGCACGGACTTCGCGGGCCGGGTGGAAGCGGTCGGCAGCGCCGTGAAGCGGCTCCGTCCCGGCGACGAGGTGTTCGGCGAGGCCGACGGGGCCTTTGCCGAGTACGTGTGCGCCCCGGCCGACCTGGCGGAGGCCAAGCCGGTCGGCCTGACCTTCGAGCAGGCCGCCGCGCTGCCGCTGGCGGGGAACACCGCGCTCATGGGCGTCCGCGACGCGGGGCGAGTGCAGCCGGGACAGAAGGTGCTGGTCAATGGCGCGTCAGGTGGCGTGGGCCCCTTCGCCGTCCAGATCGCCAAGTCCTACGGGGCGGAGGTGACGGGCGTGTGCAGTACGAGGAACCTGGACCTGGTCCGGTCGAGCGGCGCGGACCACGTCATCGACTACAGCCGTGAGGACTTCACCCGCGGCGGACAGCGGTACGACCTCGTCCTCGACCTCGTGGGGAACCGCTCGCTGACCGATTGCCGGCGCGCTCTGACCCCCACCGGGACGCTCGTCCTGTCCGGCGGGGGCGTCTTCGAGGGCGGCAGTCTCCTCGGGCCGATGGGTCTCCTTCTGAAGGCACAGGCCCGGTCTCGGTTCGTCCGCCACCGGCTGCTCCAGCTCATGGCGGTGCCGAGCAGGGAGAACCTCGCCACGCTGCGGGAACTCGCCGAGTCCGGAAAGATCACCCCCGTCATCGACCGGACCTTCCCGTTGAGCGAGGCGCCCGAGGCCATCCGCTACCTCGAAGTCGAGCACGCGCGGGCGAAGGTCGTCATCACCGTCTAA
- a CDS encoding HAD family hydrolase, whose protein sequence is MNPSTFDALLCDIDGVLRLWDPAVMPGLDRAYGLPPGTLAGAAWRAERVLPAVTGAVTDEEWRAAIAEDLAAVCGSLDMAGALVAEWTARGGRIDDEVLGLLTTARERMPVVLVSNGTTRLEADLAALGVAGAVDAVVNSARVGVAKPEAAIYRHAAEVAGVDVSRCLFVDDLEENAIGARAVGMTGLHYRQVRDLAKVLVAPDRGN, encoded by the coding sequence GTGAACCCATCGACCTTCGACGCGTTGCTGTGCGACATCGACGGCGTTCTCCGCCTGTGGGACCCCGCCGTGATGCCCGGCCTGGACCGGGCGTACGGCCTGCCGCCCGGGACCCTGGCCGGGGCGGCATGGCGGGCGGAACGGGTGCTGCCGGCGGTGACGGGGGCAGTCACGGACGAGGAGTGGCGGGCGGCGATCGCGGAGGACCTGGCGGCGGTGTGCGGGTCGTTGGACATGGCCGGTGCGCTGGTGGCCGAGTGGACGGCGCGGGGCGGGCGGATCGATGACGAGGTGCTGGGCCTGCTGACCACCGCGCGTGAGCGGATGCCCGTGGTGCTGGTGTCGAACGGGACCACTCGGCTGGAGGCCGATCTGGCGGCGCTGGGGGTGGCCGGGGCGGTGGATGCCGTGGTCAATTCGGCGCGGGTGGGGGTGGCGAAGCCGGAGGCGGCGATCTACCGGCATGCCGCCGAGGTGGCGGGAGTTGACGTGTCGCGGTGCCTGTTCGTGGACGACCTTGAGGAGAACGCCATCGGGGCGAGGGCGGTCGGGATGACCGGGCTGCACTATCGGCAGGTACGGGACCTGGCAAAGGTGCTGGTGGCACCGGATCGCGGGAACTGA
- a CDS encoding serine hydrolase domain-containing protein, which translates to MTNLYDVLETHVGKGSAPGAVGLVARGDRVEVEVVGSADAEGASPLARDSIFRIASMTKPIVAAAVMMLVEEGRIGLADPVGEWLPELASPSVVRTPDGPVGDVVPAARAITVEDLLTFRAGYGFPADFSLPAVALLFSELQKFVLDPQLVPEPDEWMATLSRIPLLYQPGEAWLYNICSDIQGVLIARVSGRTLPEFLADRLFEPLGMADTGFEVPAAKRDRFTSCYRPTAEGGIELVDAPDGQWSSGLPAFASGAGGLVSTADDWYAFGRMLLAGGTVNGRALLSPASVRQMTTDHLTQPQREFGRLFLEGQGWGFGGSVDVAAVDPWNVPGRYGWVGGTGTAGHIVPSTGTVSVLLTQLHMTGPTPPAVMRDFWRYAATAS; encoded by the coding sequence ATGACCAATCTGTACGACGTTCTGGAGACGCACGTCGGCAAGGGATCGGCGCCGGGGGCGGTGGGCCTGGTGGCGCGCGGGGACCGGGTCGAGGTGGAGGTCGTCGGGTCGGCGGATGCGGAGGGGGCCTCGCCGTTGGCGAGGGACTCGATCTTCCGGATCGCGTCGATGACGAAGCCGATCGTCGCGGCGGCGGTGATGATGCTGGTCGAGGAGGGCCGGATCGGGCTGGCGGACCCGGTGGGGGAGTGGCTGCCGGAGCTGGCGTCGCCGAGTGTCGTGCGTACGCCGGACGGGCCGGTCGGGGATGTCGTGCCGGCCGCCAGGGCGATCACGGTGGAGGATCTGCTCACCTTCCGCGCCGGGTACGGCTTTCCGGCCGACTTCTCGCTGCCTGCGGTGGCGCTGCTGTTCAGCGAGCTGCAGAAGTTCGTCCTGGACCCGCAGCTCGTCCCGGAGCCGGACGAATGGATGGCGACGCTGTCCCGCATTCCCCTTCTGTACCAGCCGGGCGAGGCGTGGCTGTACAACATCTGTTCCGACATCCAGGGCGTGCTCATCGCCAGGGTCTCGGGCCGGACGCTGCCCGAGTTCCTGGCCGATCGGCTGTTCGAGCCGCTGGGCATGGCCGACACCGGATTCGAGGTCCCGGCCGCCAAACGGGACCGGTTCACCAGTTGCTACCGCCCCACGGCGGAAGGCGGTATCGAGCTGGTCGACGCCCCCGACGGGCAGTGGAGCAGCGGCCTCCCGGCGTTCGCGTCCGGCGCCGGTGGGCTGGTCTCGACCGCCGACGACTGGTACGCCTTCGGCCGGATGCTGCTCGCCGGGGGCACCGTCAACGGCCGGGCGCTGCTGTCGCCCGCGTCGGTCCGGCAGATGACGACCGACCACCTGACGCAGCCCCAGCGCGAGTTCGGCCGGCTGTTCCTGGAGGGCCAGGGCTGGGGCTTCGGCGGCTCGGTCGACGTGGCGGCCGTCGACCCCTGGAACGTGCCGGGACGCTACGGCTGGGTCGGCGGCACCGGCACGGCGGGGCACATCGTGCCCTCCACCGGCACCGTGTCCGTGCTGCTCACGCAGCTGCACATGACCGGACCGACCCCGCCCGCCGTGATGCGGGACTTCTGGCGGTACGCGGCCACGGCATCGTAG
- a CDS encoding histidine phosphatase family protein, translating into MTVSATGLEYVCLARHGQTEWNQQGRRQGHLDSPLTPSGVLQAERNADLLASLPVDAVFSSPLGRARATAGIIAARLGLPVEVVEELREVHHGRIAGLTDAEIARDFPQVAADRARDKYRYRFPEGESYADADRRAGEALRRIEATGARRPLVVSHEMVGRMLLRNLAGLDVRTALACGHPHDVVYRVRIGEARYERLPAEDSTTTGELP; encoded by the coding sequence GTGACCGTGAGCGCGACCGGCCTTGAGTACGTCTGTCTCGCCCGGCACGGCCAGACCGAGTGGAACCAGCAGGGCAGACGCCAAGGGCACCTGGACTCCCCGCTCACCCCGTCCGGCGTGCTGCAGGCGGAGCGCAACGCCGACCTCCTCGCCTCGCTCCCCGTGGACGCGGTGTTCAGCAGCCCCCTCGGCAGGGCGCGGGCCACCGCCGGGATCATCGCGGCGCGGCTCGGGTTGCCCGTCGAGGTCGTCGAGGAGCTGCGGGAGGTCCACCACGGCCGGATCGCGGGCCTGACCGACGCCGAGATCGCTCGGGACTTCCCCCAGGTGGCGGCCGACCGCGCCCGCGACAAGTACCGCTACCGCTTTCCGGAAGGGGAGAGCTACGCCGATGCCGACCGGCGAGCCGGGGAGGCGCTGCGGCGCATCGAGGCCACCGGAGCTCGCCGGCCACTGGTGGTGTCGCACGAGATGGTCGGCCGGATGCTGCTGCGGAACCTGGCGGGCCTGGACGTTCGGACCGCGCTCGCGTGCGGGCACCCGCACGATGTTGTGTACAGGGTTCGGATCGGCGAAGCGCGCTACGAACGCCTTCCGGCCGAGGACAGCACGACGACAGGAGAGTTGCCGTGA
- a CDS encoding GNAT family N-acetyltransferase, giving the protein MTGIVLELLARDLTPGDLTSCGWAGSALHLESVAEQLKRAGLGEVDYLAICPPSGIPVAIGGVDYRVREGAGLLWQLSVHPALRSCGIGTFLIGAAELRIRARGLRMAELGVEESNPRARALYERLGYVAYGRGPEAWDELDPDGSVRRRETVCTWMRKELGQ; this is encoded by the coding sequence ATGACCGGCATTGTCCTGGAGCTCCTGGCCCGCGACCTGACTCCTGGCGACCTGACGTCATGCGGCTGGGCGGGGTCGGCGCTTCATCTGGAGTCTGTCGCCGAGCAGTTGAAGCGCGCCGGGCTCGGCGAGGTCGACTACCTGGCGATCTGTCCTCCGTCGGGGATACCTGTGGCCATCGGCGGCGTGGACTACCGGGTCCGGGAGGGAGCCGGCCTGCTGTGGCAGTTGTCGGTCCATCCGGCGTTGCGGTCGTGCGGGATCGGGACGTTCCTCATCGGGGCCGCGGAGCTGCGCATCAGGGCCCGTGGTCTCCGGATGGCCGAACTCGGCGTGGAGGAGAGCAATCCCCGGGCGCGGGCGCTGTATGAGCGACTTGGGTACGTCGCGTACGGACGCGGCCCCGAGGCATGGGACGAGCTGGACCCGGACGGCTCGGTTCGCCGCCGCGAGACGGTATGCACGTGGATGCGCAAGGAGCTGGGGCAGTGA